The Chiroxiphia lanceolata isolate bChiLan1 chromosome W unlocalized genomic scaffold, bChiLan1.pri scaffold_40_arrow_ctg1, whole genome shotgun sequence genome contains a region encoding:
- the LOC116781333 gene encoding olfactory receptor 14J1-like, with translation MSNSSSMAQFLLLALADRRELQLLHFWLFLAISLAALLANGLILSAVACDHHLHTPMGFFLLNLSLTDLGCICTTVPKAMHNSLQNTTTISYMGCAAQVFLLFFFIGTEFYLLTIMCYDRYVAICKPLHYGTLLGSRACAHMAAAAWATGFLNALLHTANTFSLPLCQGNALGQFFCEIPHILKLSCSHSGYLREIGLVGVTASLSLGCFVFIVFSYVQIFRAVLRIPSQQGRHKAFSTCLPHLSVLSLFLSTGTFAHLKPPSISSPSLDLALSVLYSVVPPALNPFIYSLRNQELKDALRKMMTGCFSGAIKCLFSGV, from the coding sequence atgtccaacagcagctccatggcccagttcctcctcctggcattggCAGACaggcgggagctgcagctcctgcacttctggctcttcctggccatctccctggctgccctcctggccaacggcctcatcctcagtGCCGTAGCCTgtgaccaccacctgcacacccccatgggcttcttcctgctcaacctctccctcacagacctgggctgcatctgcaccactgtccccaaagccatgcacaattccctccagaacaccacaaccatctcctacATGGGATGTGCTGCCCAGGTCTTTCTGTTGTTCTTCTTCATTGGAACAGAGTTTTATctcctcaccatcatgtgctacgaccgctacgttgccatctgcaaacccctgcactacgggaccctcctgggcagcagagcttgtgcccacatggcagcagctgcctgggccactggctttctcaatgctctgctgcacacagccaatacattttccctgcccctgtgccagggcaatgccctgggccagttcttctgtgaaatcccacacatcctcaagctctcctgctcacactcaggATACCTCAGGGAAATTGGGCTTGTTGGGGTTACTGCCAGTTTATCacttggttgttttgttttcattgttttctcctatgtgcagatcttcagggctgtgctgaggatcccctctcagcagggacggcacaaagccttttccacctgcctccctcacctgagcgtgctctccctgttcctcagcACTGGCACATTTGCCCACCTGaagcccccctccatctcctccccatccctcgATCTGGCACTATCAGTTCTGTACTCAGTTgtgcctccagcactgaaccccTTCATCTACAGCCTGAGGAATCAGGAGCTGAAGGATGCCCTGAGGAAAATGATGACTGGATGCTTTTCAGGAGCAATAAAGTGCCTGTTTTCTGGTGTGTAG